The Xiphophorus maculatus strain JP 163 A chromosome 23, X_maculatus-5.0-male, whole genome shotgun sequence genome contains a region encoding:
- the LOC102227069 gene encoding ADP/ATP translocase 2 → MTDTAISFAKDFLAGGIAAAISKTAVAPIERVKLLLQVQHASKQITADKQYKGIVDCVVRIPKEQGFLSFWRGNLANVIRYFPTQALNFAFKDKYKKIFLDGVDKRTQFWRYFAGNLASGGAAGATSLCFVYPLDFARTRLAADVGKAGQEREFKGLGDCLMKIFKSDGLKGLYQGFNVSVQGIIIYRAAYFGVYDTAKGMLPDPKNTHIVVSWMIAQSVTAVAGLVSYPFDTVRRRMMMQSGRKGADIMYTGTLDCWRKIARDEGSKAFFKGAWSNVLRGMGGAFVLVLYDELKKVI, encoded by the exons ATGACTGATACGGCTATCTCCTTCGCTAAGGACTTCCTCGCCGGTGGTATCGCCGCTGCCATATCCAAAACAGCCGTAGCCCCCATTGAGAGAGTGAAACTTCTCCTCCAG GTGCAACATGCCAGCAAACAGATCACAGCCGACAAGCAGTACAAAGGCATCGTGGACTGCGTTGTCCGCATCCCCAAAGAGCAGGGCTTCCTTTCCTTCTGGAGAGGCAACTTGGCCAATGTCATCAGATACTTTCCCACGCAAGCCCTCAACTTTGCTTTCAAGGACAAGTACAAGAAGATTTTCCTGGACGGCGTAGACAAGCGCACGCAGTTCTGGAGATACTTTGCAGGTAACCTGGCGTCAGGCGGCGCAGCAGGGGCTACGTCGCTCTGTTTTGTCTACCCACTCGACTTTGCCAGGACGCGTCTTGCCGCCGACGTGGGCAAAGCAGGGCAGGAACGTGAGTTCAAGGGCCTGGGTGACTGCTTGATGAAGATCTTCAAGTCTGATGGCCTCAAAGGTCTGTACCAGGGTTTCAACGTCTCAGTGCAGGGCATTATCATCTACAGAGCAGCCTACTTTGGCGTCTACGACACAGCAAAGG GCATGCTCCCAGATCCCAAGAACACACACATTGTTGTGAGCTGGATGATCGCTCAGTCTGTAACCGCCGTTGCCGGTCTCGTGTCCTACCCCTTCGATACCGTCCGTCGTCGTATGATGATGCAGTCTGGACGCAAAGGAG CTGATATTATGTACACCGGCACCCTGGACTGCTGGAGGAAGATCGCACGTGATGAAGGCAGCAAGGCCTTCTTCAAAGGAGCCTGGTCCAATGTGCTCAGAGGCATGGGCGGAGCCTTCGTGCTCGTCTTGTACGACGAGCTTAAGAAAGTTATCTAA